A stretch of Triticum aestivum cultivar Chinese Spring chromosome 1D, IWGSC CS RefSeq v2.1, whole genome shotgun sequence DNA encodes these proteins:
- the LOC123182918 gene encoding pentatricopeptide repeat-containing protein At2g17210, which yields MAIGTAAAAAAVRRSLGAAGPDLAVAHLCCLSTPTTYNVAHLPPTPATLLALLRRAPASQPHAAAHVHACLLKTAYFRPGGCTVPNSLLASYATSGDSLAAAKLFDEMPLRDVASSTSMMRAHLAGGSASQALCMFRDMLAGGGGAPEPDGVVLVVALRACAELEDLALGASLHAAGERRGLRGGDVFIDNSLVDMYARCLDLRSARKVFDTIPCRNVVSWNTMLSGLARAGRAADALDLLSSPSSLLKEGGIGFDETTLAVLLQLCKRLEGGQAMWCRSVHAVAIRRGLLLSPTGLPLLNALLDAYAKCGLLEHTLRLFRGMPKRNIITWSTIISGCAHNGRPGEAIACAVAMREAGETPNSVTILSVLEACADCADMAALRCAHGMALRSGLALERDVSNALVDMYGKCGDLAAATRVFNAMPRRDVLTWNSMIGVLGMNGRARDALALLDRMEQEGDIMPNGVTMLAVLSACAHGGLVEEGVACFERMTTTHSVEPQVEHLSCVVDMLARAGDLEGAARVIEERISTSSSPAAWSALLSACRGHSSDSNVGRDAACRVLELEPGNAAGYLMSMDVPGAGESTARMRQLMRERGVGVTGGHSMVQVGRNAHSFMSWDGCHPDRAQVYSMLHLLHQQMLPPTPPHPNHHHLTLLSCTPVS from the coding sequence ATGGCAATCGgaacggcggcagcagcggcggcggtgcggcgcagCCTCGGCGCCGCAGGCCCGGACCTCGCCGTCGCCCACCTCTGCTGCCTCTCGACCCCCACTACCTACAACGTAGCCCACCTCCCACCCACGCCGGCCACCCTCCTCGCGCTCCTCCGCCGCGCGCCAGCTTCGCAACCCCACGCCGCCGCGCACGTGCACGCCTGCCTCCTCAAGACGGCCTACTTCCGCCCGGGGGGCTGCACCGTCCCCAACTCCCTGCTCGCCTCCTACGCAACGTCCGGCGACTCCCTTGCCGCGGCAaagctgttcgacgaaatgccactCCGGGACGTCGCGTCCTCGACCTCCATGATGCGGGCACATCTCGCGGGGGGCTCGGCGTCCCAGGCCCTGTGCATGTTCAGGGACATgctcgctggcggcggcggcgcgccggaGCCGGacggggtcgtcctcgtcgtcgcccTCCGCGCGTGCGCTGAGCTCGAGGACCTGGCGCTCGGAGCCTCCTTGCATGCCGCCGGGGAGCGCCGTGGGCTGCGGGGTGGCGACGTCTTCATCGACAACTCGCTCGTCGACATGTACGCCAGGTGCCTCGACCTGCGGTCCGCCAGGAAGGTGTTTGACACGATCCCGTGCAGGAACGTGGTATCCTGGAACACCATGCTCTCTGGACTCGCACGTGCCGGCCGTGCCGCCGACGCGCTAGAccttctctcctccccctcgtCCTTGCTGAAAGAGGGCGGCATCGGCTTCGACGAGACGACGCTGGCGGTGCTGCTTCAGCTGTGCAAGAGGCTTGAGGGCGGCCAGGCCATGTGGTGCCGGTCTGTCCATGCCGTGGCCATCAGAAGGGGGCTCCTATTGTCCCCAACAGGCCTGCCTCTGTTGAACGCCCTGCTGGACGCCTACGCCAAGTGCGGCCTGCTTGAGCACACGCTCAGGCTGTTCCGCGGCATGCCCAAGAGGAACATCATCACGTGGAGCACCATCATCTCTGGATGCGCCCACAACGGCCGACCGGGCGAGGCGATCGCGTGCGCCGTCGCGATGAGGGAGGCCGGGGAGACGCCCAACTCAGTCACCATACTGAGCGTCCTCGAGGCATGCGCAGACTGTGCGGACATGGCAGCGTTGAGATGCGCCCACGGCATGGCACTCAGGAGTGGGCTAGCCTTGGAGCGGGACGTCAGCAATGCTCTGGTGGACATGTATGGAAAATGCGGCGACCTGGCTGCGGCGACGAGGGTGTTCAATGCGATGCCTCGAAGGGACGTGCTCACCTGGAACTCCATGATCGGTGTGCTGGGGATGAACGGCCGTGCACGTGATGCCCTCGCCCTCCTTGACAGGATGGAGCAGGAAGGGGACATCATGCCGAACGGTGTGACGATGCTGGCCGTGCTGTCGGCATGCGCGCACGGAGGTCTGGTGGAGGAGGGCGTGGCCTGCTTCGAGAGGATGACGACGACACACTCGGTTGAGCCACAGGTGGAGCACCTATCGTGCGTCGTCGACATGCTCGCGCGTGCAGGGGACCTTGAGGGGGCCGCTAGGGTCATCGAGGAAAGAATATCCACCAGCAGCAGTCCAGCAGCCTGGAGCGCGCTGCTAAGTGCCTGCAGAGGCCACAGCAGCGACTCGAATGTTGGACGTGATGCTGCCTGCCGCGTCCTGGAGTTGGAGCCGGGCAATGCTGCGGGGTACCTGATGTCGATGGACGTGCCCGGCGCTGGCGAGTCGACAGCGCGGATGCGACAGCTGATGAGGGAGAGGGGAGTAGGGGTGACTGGCGGACACAGCATGGTGCAGGTGGGGCGCAATGCTCACAGCTTCATGTCGTGGGATGGATGCCACCCTGACAGAGCGCAGGTTTACTCCATGCTACATCTCCTGCATCAACAGATGCTGCCGCCTACGCCTCCACATCCAAACCACCATCATCTTACCTTATTATCATGTACACCAGTGTCATGA